AGAATTTCTACGAGCCGTTTTTGACCGTCAAAGACAGGTACAACGAAATAATACAGGGACTCGGACTCAATCTGTCATTGTCCGGTGCGTTTGACGAAATAGAAGACAAGCTGCTTCATGAGCCGGAGAAAGATTACACGGCCTCACGCGGGGAATACCTCAACGGGCTAATCATGTCGGCGTTCTTGGGATATGAGTTTATTGACGCGTCAGACGTTATATTTTTTGACGTGTACGGGAATTTTGACGGCGCGAAAACCTACCCGATATTCTCCGAGAGACTCGAACACACAGAGCGGGCAGTGATACCCGGATTCTATGGTCTCGGCCATGACGGGAAGATACGCACATTTTCACGGGGAGGGAGCGACATTACCGGCTCAATCACCGCGAGGGCGTGCCGTGCGGCTGTCTATGAGAACTGGACGGACGTATCCGGGCTTCTCATGGCTGACCCGCGAATCATCACAAGCCCCGCAAGAATCGACAGCATAACTTACCGCGAGTTGCGCGAGCTTGCCTACATGGGCGCAAGCGTAATGCACGAGGACGCAATTTTCCCCGTCAAGAGCGCAGGAATACCCATCAACATACGGAACACTAACAGCCCCGCCGATTCAGGAACATGGATTGTCGAGAACACCGCAAAACGTTCCCGGCACACAATCACGGGAATCGCCGGGAGAAAAGATTTCTGCTCCATCATAATCGCAAAAGACCTCATGCACTCACAGCCGGATTTCTACAGGAAAGTAGCTCAGTGTTTCGAGGAGAATAATATTCCGCTTGAGCATCTGCCTTCAGGGATTGACACAATGACGGTAGTTGTGAGGGAGTCTCTTTTTGTCGAACATGAGCAGGATGTCTTGCGGCGTATCGTGAAATTTGTCGAGCCTGAGTCGGTTGAAGTTGAGCCGGGAATCGCGCTGATTGCGGTTGTGGGACGCAGCATGAAATCTCAGACAGGAACAGCCGCGAAAATCTTTCAGGCATTGGCGGACGCACGAATAAATGTCAGAATGATTGACCAGGGCGCAAGCGAGCTGAATATTATCGTGGGCGTGATTAATGAAGACTTTGAACGCGCCGTGAAAGCCATCTACAACGCATTCGTGCAGTGAAAGAATCCCCCCTGCCGTTTTCTGACAGAGGGGAAATTTTTTTGTCCTTTAACGCTATTTCTTCCTCAGAATAATTCCCGCAAGAATACCCGCGAAAATCATCCCGAAACTGTTACAGCCTCCGCCCCCGCCGGAAGCACCTGCTGTACCTGTGTCGCTGTTAGTGCTGGTGTTGCCGTTGGTGTTGGTGCCTGTGCCTGTGTTCGTGTTGGTATTCGTGTTCGTGTTCGTGTTAGTGTTGGTATTCGTATTCGTGTTGCTGTTGGTATTCGTATTCGTGCTGGTATCAGTGTCGGTTGTTCTTTCCGCTGACGATGCGACATAGAATGTCAGCTCCCATTTCCCGTCCTCGTCTCCGTCGCCGATGAGGATATACGGAACATCGTCATCCTTAAAGATTCCAACGTAGGCAGTTTTCCCGCTGTTGACGCTTGAGCCGTCCGCCATAATCACAATGAAGTCGAGGCAAAGCTCATCGTTAGATATGAATGCCCTTACGCAGTTGCCCGCGCTGACTCCGAGATTGCTCCCCTTGTTGTTGATGGCCGTGAAGAGATTCGCGTCTTTCTCGCCGGTGTTCTCCGCACGAACCCACACAGTTCCGTAACGCGAGAATATGTTGAACAGCTCCGCAGAATTTGCAGCTCCGTCAAGCTCGTCCCAGTGATTCACTATAAGGCTGTTCTGACGCGGTATCGTCATCCTTATTGCGACGGGCAGAAGCGGTATGTCAATGCTTACGGTTTCCGCCGGGGCTACTCCGATGTCAGCGGAGGCTGTCGTGTCGTCAGAAGTTACTGTGCCTGAAGTCGTGTCGGCTGATACGAGTCCTTCCGGGACATATTTCACGATCCTGAAAGCGTCAACGGCTGACGAGTTTATGTGTACTGATGAGACCGCCGCCGCATCTCCCGTGCTGTAGTCATACTCAGAGGCAGAAATCCTTGAATCGTCAAACAGCCGCCCTCGTCCTATCATGGCCGGATATTTCCCCGTGAGCCTGTAAAGCTCCATTGCTGTCTCATTGCTGTTCTGCACAACGTCAGCGAAATCCATAATGAACTCCGCGACATTAACCCCGGTTACATTGCTGTGGCTGGCTATGGGAGTCAGTCCTCCAACGCGCTTGTACTTGAGCCGCAAATTTCTGGGCGTTGCTGACGAATATTCGTAGAGCCGGAAAGATTCAGAGGTGTCATTCTGAGTGTTGATTGTCCTGTAGCCCTCGCCGATTTTGCTCTTGTAGACCGTAACAAGCCCCGGAGCTATCTGGCTGTGAGCGTCAAGAAGGAACGTCTCCGGCAGTGTCCCGTACATGTCCGGCGTAAGGTCATACTTCCAGTAATCCGGCATTATGCTGCTGTAGCCGTCGCGGTATGTGGGAGTCCCGTTTGCGGTGTTCGTCATGTCGTAGCGGTAAAGCTCGTAGCGTGTCCCGGTGCGGTTAGTGATTCGCGTCTCAAGTTCATATTCCGGCCATGTATCAGGCGAGCCGAACATGAAGAACGTACCCAAGTCCTGCCCGGTGTTGTCGCTCTGAGCGTCCCACGTGAATTTTATCCTGCTGACTATATCCCCGCTGGCTGACAAAATCATGTCGAACATTAGCGGGTAAACAGAGGCGTTGCCGTTCGCTACATTGGCGATTACGAGGGGAAGCGATGTGAACTCGCGGTAATTCGTGTAGCCTGTCGCAAGACTCGCCCTCTGCCTGAACGTGATATATCCCAATGCGCTGCCGTAATCCGATGGAGTAAGCCCCCTGACCCTGATATTCGCGCTCAGTGAATTTCCTGATGATATTGCCTGTTCTGATGACGGGTTCACGGTGAGGGTATATTTCCCGTCAAAGTCCGAGAAGGTTATAGACTCGTTTACGCTCCTAGGCTCGCAGATGAGAATATCGCCGGCTGAGTCAGTCTCAAGCGTATAGAGAAGAGTCCCGGAAGTATTGTAGACTTTATCCCGGCTCGCGTTCAATGACCATGTGAGAACATCGGCGGAAGTATAAACATTGTCGCCTGAAACTGTGTAGAGCCATGTCCCTGCGGTGTTCCTGATGATCTGTTTGTCGCCGGAAGCCGCAACGGTGTGCGTTTTCTCGTACTTGCCGAGTCTGTTGTTGCGGGTGTAAACGTTCGGGGAGCTGTAAATGTAGGCTATAGGCTCCTGAGTCGGGAAAGTGTAGGCAAGCAGGCTTGTGTTCTGATTCTGAAGCCACCATTTAGTGCTTGCGGCGGTGCTGCTCTCGGTGCCATAAAAATACCAGAAGGGAAAATGCCGGGCGTAGGGGTTGGCGAAATTGACGTTGAACTCGCCCTGCCCGTTTGTGATTACGAGGCAGAGACTTTCTACGGGGTCAGGGTAAGGGTCATAGACTTGGGAATTTATGTAACGCCACCACAATGATGTATAGGGCTGAGGCTCCTCGGCGAAAACGAAATTGAACCCGTCAAGAAGATCTCCCACAGTCTGAAATGTTATGTCGGGCATTCCGCCTCCCGTTGTCCTGCGGTAAATTCCGATAGTGCGGCTTGTGTCGCGTATTCCCCCGTAATAATTCTCGTAGACAGTCGCGAACCACTGAGGCCCGCCAACCTGCTCCCGCCGTGAAGCCCCCGTAATATCACGGAGCTGGTAGAAGAAATTATAGTCCGTGTTGCCGTAAGTGCCGTAAACTTTCGCCTCGTAATCGTGGCTTGTGTACCAGTAATGCAGGTTGTAGGGGTCAAGCGTTTCCGCGCTCCATGAAGCCCCGCACATAACAGACAGCAGGATTAATCCCGCCGCAAAACGTTTGAACATATAGATTTTTCCTCCTTTAATTGGGAATGCCTATGTATGAAACTGTAACATCTCCGCCGTATTCCGGGGAAATGTCTAATCCCTTCTTCATTCGGTGAAACGTAACTGTACGCGCCGCCCTCACGGAAACGCCAAGCTCCTCGCCCGTGTCGCAGTCAAGCCCGGAAGGAATATCAACCGCTACGATGTGGGACGCAAATTTATTCATGGCCTCGACAGCCCGCCGGAAAATTCCTTCAAGCGGACGGTTAAGCCCTGTCCCGAAAATAGAGTCGATACATGCCTCACACCCTTTCAGCGCGCTCTCGAACTCCGCGAAATTCTCATCGTTCACCGTGTGCAAAACTTCAGGCGCAAGACGGCTCATGATTTTGAGGTTAGTCTGAAAGTCCGCGCTTCCCTTCCTGGGATCGCCGAGAATGTAGACTCTTACGTCCTTTCCCATTATGCACAAGTGCCGGGCGATTGCGAGTCCGTCCCCGCCGTTTGACCCCGGAGCGCACACCACCGCGAAAATTGCGTACTCCTGAACGACACGCACAACAGCTAATGCGGCGTTCTCCATCAACAATATGCTTGGGATTCCGAAAGTCTCAATGGCGCGTTTGTCAGCGTCCCTTGCCTGCTGGCGTGAAAATGCTTCCGGCGAATTGACTCCGGCGTAAATGACTTCCCTGTGAAATTCGTCCGGGTCATAGAAGTATTCAAGCTTGCTGTCAAATTCAGGGGGCAAATGAATCTCTCCTCCGTCAAAAATTTTTTGCTGATTACGATATTATATTACCATTACAGGAGAATGGAGACACGCAGAATGATTGACCGCGGGAATTTCGCTGAGGTGCTGAGGATTATGGGCTTCACTGCTGACAGTGCCGGGAAGGTTTTCACGTATGAGCATGACGGAATCACAATGAGCGCGGATTTCTCATCGGGGACTCTCGTCTACCCTGAGAAAGTCCGGGGAAGGAGTCATAACACGCTTTTCACCGCCCCGGAAAATTTCGTTGTCTTTGAGTGCGTACACCGTCTAATCACAAAGGGCTATGATCCCGCAGATATTGAGCTCGAAAAAGAATGGAAGCTCGGCCATGACACTAAAGGCGGGCGGGCTGATATTTGCGTTTACGAGAAAGGCTCAGAGAATGTGCTGATGATTATTGAGTGCAAGACAGCAGGACGGGAATACTCAAAGGCACTCAATGACACTAACACGGACGGAGGGCAATTGTTTTCTTACTGGCAGCAGGAAATTTCAGCAAAGTGGCTCGTCCTTTACACGTCAAATTTTGCTGACGGGAAAATCACTCACCCTTCGCCCGCAATAAACTGCACCGATGATCCTAACTTACTGAGTCATAATGACCCTGCAATAAAATTATTCGTGAACGCACACACGGCGCGGGAAAAATTCGAAGTGTGGCAGGAAACTTACGGCAGTGATTTCCGGGAAGACATAATATTTTCGGACGAGTCATCAGCGTATGACATCGGGAACCGTCCAATCCTCAAGAGGAATCTCAAAGCCTTTGACGAGGACAGCAAGAAGGGAATCATTAACAGGTTCGAGGAAATTTTGCGGCATAACAACGTAAGCGACAAAGAAAACGCCTTCAACCGCCTTGTAGCCCTCTTCATCTGCAAACTTGTTGACGAATACAGCAAGAATGACAGCGACGAATTAGAGTTCCAATACGTTCCGAGAAGAGACACATACGAGAAATTACAGGACAGATTACAGATGTTATATCACAAGGGAATGTCGGCATTCATGCGTGAGGAAATAACGTACATTTCCGCCGAATATCCGCGTGAGTTCATGCAGCAGTACAGGGGCGGGGACAGGGAGCGGGCAATCAATGAGCTGTCCGAGGCATTCAGGAAGCTAAAATTTTTCACGAACAATGATTTTGCGTTTCTTGACGTACACAACGAGGAATTATTCTACAAGAACGGGAAAATTCTCGTGGAAGT
This region of Synergistaceae bacterium genomic DNA includes:
- a CDS encoding NAD(P)H-hydrate epimerase, whose translation is MPPEFDSKLEYFYDPDEFHREVIYAGVNSPEAFSRQQARDADKRAIETFGIPSILLMENAALAVVRVVQEYAIFAVVCAPGSNGGDGLAIARHLCIMGKDVRVYILGDPRKGSADFQTNLKIMSRLAPEVLHTVNDENFAEFESALKGCEACIDSIFGTGLNRPLEGIFRRAVEAMNKFASHIVAVDIPSGLDCDTGEELGVSVRAARTVTFHRMKKGLDISPEYGGDVTVSYIGIPN
- a CDS encoding aspartate kinase translates to MKKVVKFGGSSLADAGQFRKVADIIRADDSRVYVVPSAPGKRNPSDTKITDLLYECYELASKGQNFYEPFLTVKDRYNEIIQGLGLNLSLSGAFDEIEDKLLHEPEKDYTASRGEYLNGLIMSAFLGYEFIDASDVIFFDVYGNFDGAKTYPIFSERLEHTERAVIPGFYGLGHDGKIRTFSRGGSDITGSITARACRAAVYENWTDVSGLLMADPRIITSPARIDSITYRELRELAYMGASVMHEDAIFPVKSAGIPINIRNTNSPADSGTWIVENTAKRSRHTITGIAGRKDFCSIIIAKDLMHSQPDFYRKVAQCFEENNIPLEHLPSGIDTMTVVVRESLFVEHEQDVLRRIVKFVEPESVEVEPGIALIAVVGRSMKSQTGTAAKIFQALADARINVRMIDQGASELNIIVGVINEDFERAVKAIYNAFVQ